The nucleotide sequence TCGATGTCCAGGGCGTAGCATTTGCGGATGGTGCCTTCCTCGGCGTTGGCCGGGTTGGTGGCGCCCATGAGCTTGCGGTACTTGGCGATGGCGTCGTCGCCTTCCAGGATGGACACGACCACCGGGCCGGAGGTCATGAAATCGACCAGGCTGCGGAAAAACGGACGTTCCTTATGCACGGCGTAAAAGCCCTCGGCCTCGGCGGTGGACAGCTGGATCATCTTCATGGCCACGACCTTAAGCCCGGAGTCCTGGATCATTTTGAGGATGGCGCCGGACAGATTGCGCTCAACGGCGTCGGGTTTGATGATGGAAAGCGTGCGTTCCATGGATGTGCTCCTTGATGGTTTTAGCTTCGGGACAAAGCCCGGCGTGCGGCCCTTACCGCGAATCCGTCGCCAAGGCAAATGCCGCGAGCGGGGAGAGGCAGGAAGGGAGGGGGATGCCTCCGGCGGCTGGGGGCCTGAGGCCCCCAGACCCCCCAACTGGAGAAAGGTTTAAAGGGGTTTTGACGAGGATGGGCTGAGGCCCGGCCCCCCGGTTATTTATCGATGAAGAGCGGCAGGGGAGTTATACGCGGCCGGCGATGGCGCGCAGCACGGCTTCCCGGTCCACCATGCCGCGAAGCTTGCCGTCGTCGTCGGTGACCACCAGGCGCTTCACGCCGTGGACGATCATTTTTTGCAATACGTCGGTCAGCGCCGCGTCCTCGGCCACGCTGTAGACCGTGGTTTGCATGGCCTCACCCGCCGTGCCCACCGGACAAACGCCGGCGGCCTCGTCGTCCTTTTTCCCGAAAAGCGCCTGCAGGATGCCCGGACGCTTGGACGGGCCGCAACGGGCCAGCAGATCGCCGTCGTGGACGATGCCGGCCACCTTGCCGGCGGCGTCCAGGACCACCACCCGCCGCAGCGGCGAAGCCACCAATCGGGACGCCACGTCAAGCAGCGATTCGTCGGGCCGGGCCGTGGGCACGTCGGTGATGAGCACGTCCCGGGCTTGCTGCATGAGCCCGGCCGTGAAACGCGGCATGGCCTCGGTCGCCCCGACCGGCACCTTGGCCGCTGCCCGTAAAATATCCGTACGGCTGACGATGCCGATCAGCTCCCCAGCCTCGTCCACCACCGGCAACCGCTTGAGGCCCTTTTTTACCATGCGCTCGGACGCTTCCCGCAGGCTCGTGCGCTCGCCGATGGTCTCGGCCGGCGCGGTCATGACTTCCTTGACGGTGTGCCCGGACAGGGCCGCCGCCGCCTCTTCCCGGGCGTCGGCCGGCAACAGCCCGAACAGCGACAACCGGGCCGACAGCCCGCCGCGCGTGAGCAGATCGCCGCCCGTGACCACGCCCAGAACCTTGCGCCCGGCGTCCACCACCGGCACGGCCTTGACGTGGCGGGCCACCAGCAGGTCCACCACCTCGCCAAGGTCCGTGTCCGGCCCCACCGAGGCCACGTCCGCCGCCATGACGTCGCGCACCCGCACTGGACACCGGAACAGGGCCGCCATGCGCTGGCGCGTCACCACGCCGCCCTTGGCAAGCTTTTCGATTCGGGGCAGCAAGGCGTCGATGCGCTCGGGCCGGTCGGCGATCTCCACCACCATGGGCAAATCTTCCGACAACCGCAAAATTTTCGCCGTATGCACCAGACTGCCGGCTCCAAAGCCCAGCACGCCGCGAAACACCGTGGCCCCGGCCGCCCCGTGCCGCCGGGCTTCCTCCACCACCAGCTCATAAGCCGGCCGGCCGTCCACCCGATCCGACTCGCCGCAGTACACCCGCACCAAATCGATTTCCATCCAGTCCGACATAGATGCTCCATGGTAAGCAAGCGGGCTCTGCCCGCGCCCGCCGGGGGGGGATAATCCCCCCCGGACCCCCTTGCCTGGGTGGGCTGTCGCGACGCGGGAAGCCCGCGTCGCGACAGCCCACCCAATCAACGGAATCCAGAGGCCATGATCACGCCGACGACGTTAAAATACGTGTTCTTTCTCCACCACTTCGGCCCCGCTTCGGGGCCGAGGGCCGGTTGGGGTCGGGATTTTGGCCGGGAATAACGGCGCGCCAGCGCCGAGATTCCCGGCCAAAATCCCGACCCCATCTTCGCGAAGCGCCGTCACCCACCGTCTGCCCCCTCACCCGCCTGCCAACCCAGGCTGGGGGTCCGGGGGGCTAAGCCCCCCGGCGGGTGCGGGCAGAGCCCGCTCTTCCTCTTGCTCTCCCTCGTCCGCTCTCCCGCCACCACGCCTTTCTTACCACTCCCACTACCATGCCCATCCCACCCGTCCTGTCCCAGCTATATCAGCCTTCCCAGCGCCAGGCCGGCGAACAGGGCGGCGAAGCCGAGGATGGTCTGGAAGCCGAGGTTGGCGAGAAGGGCGAGGTAGCGGTGGTCTTCGAGCAGGCCGCCGCTTTCGAAGATGAAGGTGGAGAAGGTGGTGAACGCGCCCATGAAGCCGGTGAGCAGCACGGCGCGCGCTTCGGTGCGCAGCAACATGCGTTCCGCGCCGGCTTCCCAGACCAGGCCGAAGAGGAAGCAGCCGAGGATATTGACCACGGCCGTGCCCCAGGGGAAATCCCGGCCCAGGACGTCGTAGACCAGTCCCGAGAGCCAGTAGCGGGCCAGGGTGCCGGCGGCTCCGGCCAGGGCGATAAATCCCAGTTTTTCGAGCATGTCGCCACTCCGGGGGCGGGCGGCGGGGGTACGCGCGTCCGGGTGATTTCGTGTTTTTTCTTACGCCTGGGCGCAAAAAGCGTAAAGGGCGCGGTTGACGAAACCAATCCCATCGTTATGGTATGGATTTGTCACGGGTCTTTGAAAAAACGGGGTTCGCCCCTTTTCGCCAACCGCCTTTTACGGCATACACTGGCGTTGCGACGCCGGCCGCGTGCCGATGCAACGGAGGTCAACATGTGGGAATATACGGATAAAGTAAGGGATCATTTTCTCAATCCGAGAAATGTCGGCAGCCTCGACGACGCCAACGCGGTGGGCGAGGTGGGATCGCTTGCCTGCGGCGACGCGCTCAAGCTTTTTCTCAAGATCAGCGATGCCGGCGTCATTGAGGACGCGAGCTTTCAGACCTTCGGCTGCGCTTCGGCCATTGCCTCCAGTTCGGTTTTGACCGAGCTGCTCAAGGGCAAGACCATCGAGGAAGCCAAGGCGCTGACTAACAAGGACATCGCCGAGTTCCTGGGCGGGCTGCCCAAGGAAAAGATGCACTGCTCGGTCATGGGCCAGGAGGCCCTGGAAGCGGCCCTGGCCAATTATCTGGGCGAGAAGGCCCCGGAGCACGAGCCCGAAGGGGAACTCGTGTGCAAGTGTTTCGGCGTCTACGACGGCCAGTTGCGCCGGGCCATCCGCGAAAACAAGCTGACCACGGTCGAGGAGATCACGGACTACACCAAGGCCGGCGGCGGCTGCGGCGATTGTCTGGAAAAGCTGGCTGCCATCCTGGCCGACGAGCTTGGGCAGGCCGCCAAGAAGCCGCTGGTCGAGCTGGAAGTCAAGCGCCCCATGACCAACCTTGAGCGCATGAAGCTCGTGACCAAGGTCATGGAGGAGGAGATTCGCCCCAACCTCAAGAAGGACGGCGGCGACATCGAACTGGTGGACATCGACGGCCAGACGGTCTTCGTGTCGTTGCGCGGGGCCTGCAAGGGCTGCCCGAGCAGCAACGTGACCTTGACCGAATTCGTGCAAAAGCGGCTCCAGGAACTGGTCGAACCCGGCATCACGGTCAAGGAGGCGCGGTAATGAACCCGGTCGTCTATCTCGACAACAACGCCACCACCCGGGTCGCCCCGGAAGTGGCGGAGGTCATGCTGCCCTATCTGACGGAATTCTACGGCAACCCCTCCAGCATGCATTCCTTTGGCGGCCAGGTCGGCCTGCAGCTCAAAAAGGCTCGGGCCGACGTCGCCTCGGTCCTGGGCTGCGACCCCCTGGAGCTGATTTTCACCTCCTGCGGTTCGGAGTCGGACAACACCGCCATCTTAAGCGCCCTGGCCGCCCAGCCCGAGAAAAAGCACCTCGTCACCACCCGGGTGGAGCATCCGGCCATCTTGAGCCTGGCCAAGCATCTGGAAGAAAAGGGCTACGAGGTCACCTATCTCGGCGTTGACGACAAGGGCAACCTGGATCTGGACGAGTTGGCCGGCGCCGTCCGCAAGGACACGGCCATCGTGTCCGTCATGTACGCCAACAACGAAACCGGCGTCATTTTCCCCATCCCGGAGATCGCCGCCCTGTGCAAGGCCAAGGGTGTGCTGTTCCATACCGACGCGGTCCAGGCCGTGGGCAAGATCGACATCGATCTGTCCAAGCTGCCCGTGGACATGCTGTCGTTGTCCGGCCACAAGCTCCATGCGCCCAAGGGCGTGGGCGTGCTGTACGTGCGCAA is from Solidesulfovibrio magneticus RS-1 and encodes:
- the nifS gene encoding cysteine desulfurase NifS, encoding MNPVVYLDNNATTRVAPEVAEVMLPYLTEFYGNPSSMHSFGGQVGLQLKKARADVASVLGCDPLELIFTSCGSESDNTAILSALAAQPEKKHLVTTRVEHPAILSLAKHLEEKGYEVTYLGVDDKGNLDLDELAGAVRKDTAIVSVMYANNETGVIFPIPEIAALCKAKGVLFHTDAVQAVGKIDIDLSKLPVDMLSLSGHKLHAPKGVGVLYVRKGTPFRPFLIGGHQERGRRAGTENTAGIIALAAAMTLAKAHMAEENTRVKALRDRLEAGILAAVPHSQINGDTAHRLPNTTSIAFKFVEGEAILLMLDQYGISASSGSACTSGSLEPSHVLRAMGVPFTYAHGSIRFSLSRYTTDADIDLVLDKLPGIIETLRRMSPFSEEEAAKPACTC
- the nifU gene encoding Fe-S cluster assembly protein NifU, yielding MWEYTDKVRDHFLNPRNVGSLDDANAVGEVGSLACGDALKLFLKISDAGVIEDASFQTFGCASAIASSSVLTELLKGKTIEEAKALTNKDIAEFLGGLPKEKMHCSVMGQEALEAALANYLGEKAPEHEPEGELVCKCFGVYDGQLRRAIRENKLTTVEEITDYTKAGGGCGDCLEKLAAILADELGQAAKKPLVELEVKRPMTNLERMKLVTKVMEEEIRPNLKKDGGDIELVDIDGQTVFVSLRGACKGCPSSNVTLTEFVQKRLQELVEPGITVKEAR
- a CDS encoding fluoride efflux transporter FluC, with protein sequence MLEKLGFIALAGAAGTLARYWLSGLVYDVLGRDFPWGTAVVNILGCFLFGLVWEAGAERMLLRTEARAVLLTGFMGAFTTFSTFIFESGGLLEDHRYLALLANLGFQTILGFAALFAGLALGRLI
- a CDS encoding DUF190 domain-containing protein; its protein translation is MSDWMEIDLVRVYCGESDRVDGRPAYELVVEEARRHGAAGATVFRGVLGFGAGSLVHTAKILRLSEDLPMVVEIADRPERIDALLPRIEKLAKGGVVTRQRMAALFRCPVRVRDVMAADVASVGPDTDLGEVVDLLVARHVKAVPVVDAGRKVLGVVTGGDLLTRGGLSARLSLFGLLPADAREEAAAALSGHTVKEVMTAPAETIGERTSLREASERMVKKGLKRLPVVDEAGELIGIVSRTDILRAAAKVPVGATEAMPRFTAGLMQQARDVLITDVPTARPDESLLDVASRLVASPLRRVVVLDAAGKVAGIVHDGDLLARCGPSKRPGILQALFGKKDDEAAGVCPVGTAGEAMQTTVYSVAEDAALTDVLQKMIVHGVKRLVVTDDDGKLRGMVDREAVLRAIAGRV
- the ndk gene encoding nucleoside-diphosphate kinase — protein: MERTLSIIKPDAVERNLSGAILKMIQDSGLKVVAMKMIQLSTAEAEGFYAVHKERPFFRSLVDFMTSGPVVVSILEGDDAIAKYRKLMGATNPANAEEGTIRKCYALDIEKNSVHGSDAPETAAVETGYFFSALEMVG